Proteins from a genomic interval of bacterium:
- a CDS encoding ROK family protein produces MQIGIDIGATKARIGEIEEGKVIRAFEEKTEKGDIANQIIKLINRFDLLKADGIGIGIAGQIKNGVVISSPNIGIKNLNLYKILKENFNLPFIIENDSNCQTMGEYIYGAGKGRKNIIGIFIGTGIGGGIIIDGKLIKGSEIGHIVIDINGAKCGCGRMGCFEALASGIALKRYTKEAGFKDGSASFIAKEAKSGEKKAQDIIRRLGVLIGIGTTNLINILNPEAVILGGGVIEGLPELVDIVRQFVKKEALFPCIIKKAELGNDSGIIGSGFLAKNCLNLPINLNCKKFGFLL; encoded by the coding sequence GTGCCACAAAGGCAAGGATAGGAGAAATAGAGGAAGGAAAAGTAATAAGAGCCTTTGAGGAAAAAACAGAAAAAGGAGATATCGCAAACCAGATTATAAAGCTTATAAATAGATTTGATCTATTAAAGGCAGATGGAATAGGCATAGGCATAGCTGGGCAGATAAAAAATGGAGTTGTTATTTCCTCACCAAACATAGGGATAAAGAACCTTAACCTTTATAAAATTCTAAAGGAAAATTTTAATCTTCCATTTATCATCGAAAATGATTCTAATTGTCAAACAATGGGAGAATATATTTATGGAGCAGGAAAGGGAAGAAAAAATATAATTGGAATATTTATAGGAACAGGGATTGGTGGGGGAATAATTATAGATGGAAAACTTATTAAAGGCTCTGAAATTGGACACATCGTAATCGATATAAATGGTGCAAAATGTGGATGTGGAAGAATGGGTTGTTTTGAGGCATTAGCATCTGGAATTGCCCTTAAAAGGTATACAAAAGAGGCTGGTTTTAAAGATGGTTCTGCCTCTTTTATTGCAAAAGAGGCAAAATCTGGAGAAAAAAAGGCACAGGATATAATCAGAAGGCTTGGAGTTCTCATTGGAATTGGAACAACAAACCTTATAAATATTTTAAACCCTGAAGCTGTAATTTTGGGAGGTGGTGTAATTGAGGGATTGCCAGAGCTTGTGGACATTGTAAGGCAATTTGTCAAAAAAGAGGCATTGTTTCCTTGTATTATTAAAAAGGCAGAACTAGGGAATGATTCTGGAATAATTGGTTCAGGTTTCCTTGCAAAGAATTGTTTAAACCTCCCGATAAATTTAAATTGCAAAAAATTTGGATTTTTATTATAA